A genomic stretch from Telopea speciosissima isolate NSW1024214 ecotype Mountain lineage chromosome 7, Tspe_v1, whole genome shotgun sequence includes:
- the LOC122669372 gene encoding ESCRT-related protein CHMP1B, which translates to MGNTEKLMNQIMELKFTSKSLQRQSRKCEKDEKAEKLKVKKAIEKGNMDGARIYAENAIRKRSEQMNYLRLASRLDAVVARLDTQAKMTAINKSMASIVKSLDSSLASGNLQKMSETMDQFEKQFVNMEVQAEFMESSMAGSTSLSTPEGEVNSLMQQVADDYGLEVSVGLPQPAGHAIPTKSSEKAEKDDLSRRLEELKARG; encoded by the coding sequence ATGGGAAACACCGAAAAGCTGATGAACCAGATCATGGAGCTCAAATTCACTTCCAAGAGTTTGCAACGCCAATCCCGCAAGTGCGAGAAAGATGAGAAAGCTGAGAAGCTCAAGGTCAAGAAAGCCATCGAGAAGGGTAACATGGACGGCGCCAGAATTTACGCCGAGAACGCGATTCGCAAGCGCAGTGAACAGATGAATTACCTCCGTTTAGCTTCTCGTCTGGATGCTGTTGTCGCTCGCCTTGACACCCAGGCTAAAATGACCGCCATCAACAAGTCCATGGCTTCGATCGTCAAATCCCTCGATTCCTCTCTTGCCTCTGGGAATCTGCAGAAGATGTCTGAAACCATGGACCAGTTCGAGAAGCAATTCGTTAACATGGAGGTTCAGGCCGAATTCATGGAGAGTTCCATGGCTGGAAGCACGTCGCTCTCCACGCCCGAAGGCGAGGTTAACAGCCTGATGCAGCAGGTTGCAGATGATTATGGTTTGGAGGTCTCCGTTGGTCTGCCTCAGCCTGCAGGCCATGCTATTCCCACCAAGTCTTCCGAGAAGGCGGAAAAGGACGACCTGTCCAGACGCCTTGAGGAGCTCAAGGCTAGAGGGTAG